In bacterium, the genomic stretch GAGTAAAGAGATTGCAAAAAACGACCTTGAACTGATTGATATAAAGATGAAACAACTCCTTGCTATATCTGAAACAAGTTTAGAAATCAGCCGTAAGGCAGAGGAAACATCAAACGAAGCACTTGAAAAAAGCAAACAAGCAGAAGCAACGAGTGATAAAGCATTAGAAGCATCAAATAAAGCAATAGAAGCATCAAATGAAGCAAAGAAATATGCTGAAGAACAATCGCAAAAAGCGATAGAAGCAGCAAACGATGCGAAAAAGTATGCTGAAGAACAATCACAGAAAGCAATAGAAGCATCAAATACTGCCTCTAAAGCGGCTATTGAATATTCTGATAGAGCAGCAGAAAAAGCAATTCAGGCATCTAACGAAGCAATTAAGGTAGCAAATCTTGCAAGTGAAAAGGCAATAGCAATAGCAAATCAGACAATGGCAGAAGTAAACAGGTTAAGAGCAACTATAAAGATGCAGGAAGAGGTAGAACCCATATTGAAAGAAGAACCAGCGGTTAAAATAGAACAGGTAGAACAAAAAGTACACATTGTTAAGAGCGGAGAAACACTTTCCACTATTGCCTGTAAATATTATAAAGATTCCTCTAAGTGGAAAGTAATATATGATACAAATAAAAATGTTCTTAAAAACCCTAATGTTATTACACCGGGAACAAAATTAGTCATTCCATAAAATGTCCCTTTTAAAAGAGGTATATCTCACCAATGAAGAAGCCCAGATTATCTCTGGGATAAGAGATAGTAATCTTGATTATATTGAGGACTTGATGGGTGTAGAGATTTTTGCCAGAGGTAATGTTTTAAAAATAAAGGGGACTGATAAAAACGTTGAAAACACAATAACATTATTGGATGCTCTCAAAAATTTCGTCAAACATAAAAAAAATATAACCCGAAGTGATATACTCAAAATATTGGAAGAACCATCTGAACTACAGGAACATAATTCCACTTTATTAGAAACAAAGGATAAATCATCTGCTATCCTTGTGGATTCAAAGCGAAAAATAATTACTCCGAGAAGTCCTGCACAGAAAAGATATATCCAGACAATAAGAAAATATGACCTCGTAATGGGAATAGGACCTGCTGGTACAGGCAAGACATATCTTGCTGTTGCAGTGGGTATTGAGATGGTAAAACATGGAAAATTCCAGAAGATTGTACTCACCAGACCAGCACTTGAGGCAGGTGAACGACTGGGATTTCTTCCAGGAGACCTTGAAGAAAAGATAAAGCCATATCTTCAGCCCATATATGACTCAATATATGACATTATGCGGTATGAAGAAATTAAACGCTGGACAGAAAGAAGGATACTTGAAGTAGTCCCCCTTGCATATATGAGAGGGAGAACATTAAGTGATTCTTTTATAATACTTGATGAAGCCCAGAACACCACTCTGGAACAAATGAAGATGTTTCTCACCCGTCTCGGTATCAATTCAAAAGCAGTAATTACAGGTGATATTACACAGATAGATACCCCTCTTTCATCTCTTACATCAGGACTGGTAGAAATACAGAAAGTCCTTCATAGAGTTTCAGGTATAAAATTTGTGTACTTTTCGCATAGAGATGTGGTAAGACATTCTCTTGTAAAAAAGATAATAAATGCTTATGAAAGATACGAGAAGAAAAAGAAAAGTGGTATTTTCCCTAAAAAACTGTCAAAGGAAGATTAGAATTAACTGTCCCCAAATAATGACAACGCTTAAAAAAAATAATCTATTTTTCTCTACACCCCCCTCTTATATTAATGTTGTTATTGTAAGTGACAACAAAATTAAGAAACTCAATAAAGAATTTTTACACAAAAATACTACAACAGATGTTTTGAGTTTTAAGGTATCTTATCAAGAAGGAGAGGTAATAATATCCGCTGAGACCGCACAACAGAATGCATTGCAATATGGTTTCCCTGTGGAATATGAGATAATATATTTAATAATTCACGGGTATCTACATCTTAGAAATTACACTGATTATACTGAAAAAGAAAGAACAAAAATGTTAAAGATACAGGACAGGATATTTACAAAAATAATAAGGAATAGAAAATATGAAAGTGAACAATAAAAAACAGGATATAGTGACAAGTTTCAATTCTGCATTAGAAGGTCTATTTTACTCATTTAAAAGAGAAAGAAATATTAAAATTCATACAATCTTTGCTTTTGCTGTAATACTGTTAGGACTTTTCTTTAAACTACCGCTTCCAGAATTTATCCTTCTGCTGGTTGTTATATCAATTGTGTTCATAGCAGAACTTATAAATACAGTTGTAGAAGTTGTTGTGGATGTATTTGTATCAGAGTATCATTATGAAGCAAAAAAAGCCAAAGATATATCTGCCGCAGCAGTTCTTGTATCCGCTGTACTTTCTGTAATTAGTGGCTATCTGATATTTGTAAAACATTTCCCTTCCGGATGGAGAAACATATTTAATAATATAGCAAACTCTTCGTGGCATTTAAGTTTCACTGCACTTATTATTGTAATAACACTTTCTCTCGTTATGAAACTTATTATAGGGAAAAAATATTCAGTTTCAGGCGGGATGCCCAGTATCCATAGTGTCGCATCTTTCAGTATATGGACAGCCATATCATTCTTTACTTTTAATGAATACCCTATTATTTCATTGCTCGTCTTTATTCTCGCATTCTGGGTAGCACAAAGCAGGGTTTTGCGGGGAATACATAAACCATCAGAGGTAATTATCGGTGGAATTATAGGAGTGTTTATTACAACCCTTTTCTTTCAAATATTCTGGAGGTGAAAATGAAATCACTTAAAAAACATTTCATTTCAGGTATTGTTTTTATAATACCCATTTCGCTTTCTCTATGGATATTGTTCAAAATTATAAGTTTTCTTGAAAATGTACTGGGTCCTCTATTCAAAAAATTCTTTCCAAATATATACACTCCGGGGGTTGGTTTTTTTTCTCTCATACTTCTTATTCTGCTTATTGGATTTCTTGCCGATAATTTTTTAGGGAAAAAAATACTCGTATTCTTTGAAAGAGTATTTGAAACAATGCCTGTCCTGAATAGAATTTATCTCTTTATAAAAAGTATAAGCAATAATCTTATTCAGGGAAAATCAACCATATTCAAAGAAGTTATAAAGATATCTTTCCCTAATGGAAGTTATACCATTGGTTTTATTATGGGAAAATCCAGAGAACAGGGAATGGTAAATGTTTTTGTCCCTACCGTACCGAATATAAGTACTGGGTTTTATC encodes the following:
- a CDS encoding LysM peptidoglycan-binding domain-containing protein; the encoded protein is MKRKIINFCIGAVCIIFLSGCATTGKKGSKEIAKNDLELIDIKMKQLLAISETSLEISRKAEETSNEALEKSKQAEATSDKALEASNKAIEASNEAKKYAEEQSQKAIEAANDAKKYAEEQSQKAIEASNTASKAAIEYSDRAAEKAIQASNEAIKVANLASEKAIAIANQTMAEVNRLRATIKMQEEVEPILKEEPAVKIEQVEQKVHIVKSGETLSTIACKYYKDSSKWKVIYDTNKNVLKNPNVITPGTKLVIP
- a CDS encoding PhoH family protein; this translates as MSLLKEVYLTNEEAQIISGIRDSNLDYIEDLMGVEIFARGNVLKIKGTDKNVENTITLLDALKNFVKHKKNITRSDILKILEEPSELQEHNSTLLETKDKSSAILVDSKRKIITPRSPAQKRYIQTIRKYDLVMGIGPAGTGKTYLAVAVGIEMVKHGKFQKIVLTRPALEAGERLGFLPGDLEEKIKPYLQPIYDSIYDIMRYEEIKRWTERRILEVVPLAYMRGRTLSDSFIILDEAQNTTLEQMKMFLTRLGINSKAVITGDITQIDTPLSSLTSGLVEIQKVLHRVSGIKFVYFSHRDVVRHSLVKKIINAYERYEKKKKSGIFPKKLSKED
- the ybeY gene encoding rRNA maturation RNase YbeY; translation: MKDTRRKRKVVFSLKNCQRKIRINCPQIMTTLKKNNLFFSTPPSYINVVIVSDNKIKKLNKEFLHKNTTTDVLSFKVSYQEGEVIISAETAQQNALQYGFPVEYEIIYLIIHGYLHLRNYTDYTEKERTKMLKIQDRIFTKIIRNRKYESEQ
- a CDS encoding diacylglycerol kinase, whose product is MKVNNKKQDIVTSFNSALEGLFYSFKRERNIKIHTIFAFAVILLGLFFKLPLPEFILLLVVISIVFIAELINTVVEVVVDVFVSEYHYEAKKAKDISAAAVLVSAVLSVISGYLIFVKHFPSGWRNIFNNIANSSWHLSFTALIIVITLSLVMKLIIGKKYSVSGGMPSIHSVASFSIWTAISFFTFNEYPIISLLVFILAFWVAQSRVLRGIHKPSEVIIGGIIGVFITTLFFQIFWR
- a CDS encoding DUF502 domain-containing protein, yielding MKSLKKHFISGIVFIIPISLSLWILFKIISFLENVLGPLFKKFFPNIYTPGVGFFSLILLILLIGFLADNFLGKKILVFFERVFETMPVLNRIYLFIKSISNNLIQGKSTIFKEVIKISFPNGSYTIGFIMGKSREQGMVNVFVPTVPNISTGFYLIIPETNIEKLDMSVEEALKTVISMGLFSSEENGTNKNRGICSKET